Genomic segment of Geminocystis herdmanii PCC 6308:
AAAAACGGGCATAACGTCTTTCTAAATCAATGCCCTCGAATCCCAGTTGTCTAATTTTATTTCCTTGATCTTCGGTGATGGTTTTTCCTAATAAAACTCCAGTATCCCTACTGTTTAACAATTTTAAAATCTCATTTTTATCTCGATCGACTAATATCTCAGCAATTTTTTCCGCTACAATATCCTTCGATTTCGACAACATATTGGGATGAATATAAATCGTATAAACCACCTTATCCAATGCCACCACACTACCCCGACTATCGACGATCGATCGACGGGGGATATACGGACGAAAATTATAGGTTTGTTGTTGTTTTGCCTGTTTTGCTAAGTCTTCCCCTTCCTTAATTTGCAACTGATATAAACGCCAGATTAAACCCGATGCACTCAAGATTAAAACTAACCAAATTACAAATAATCTTACCAAAGAATCAACATTTAACGAAGATTGGTGGCTGGAGGATTGGGATAACCAATTTTTTTGAGGGACAAATTTATTCAGATCAAATTTAAAGACATTCATCTTCGATTAGTAAGCAATAGGAGTGATTTTCTGTATCTGTTTCGGTTCAACGGACTCAGACTTGTCTAATTCTATCGGTTTTGGGGTCATATCGGGTAAAAAAATCGGAGGTTGAGTCGGATCAGGGTTAACTAATCCCGATCCTGATTGTTGTGCTGATTCTGCTAACTGATTCTTAATTATTTCTTCTGTAAAACTAAATTGTCGCTCTTGTTTTTGCAATTCTTGTAATTGATGATATTTACTTGTCCACTGTTTTGGTGCATATACGGTGATACCATACATCACAAATGCGATCGCCACACTAAAATAACAAAAAGCCGAAGAACCATAACCTAATACCATTAAACTTTGAAGCCAAAAAGGTTTATTTTTCTTTTCAATATGGGATATTTTTTCCTCAAGACGTGAATTAACAACCCGAGAAGAATATTTCCGACGAGACAATTTTCCCGTAGATGTTAACTTACGAGAAGACACAGACTCTTTTTTTTGAACATCAACATTACTTTGTCGGCGTGGCAGGTTATCGTGGACTAACATACATATAATCAAAGATTAGATAAAGACTAACTAATATTAGCAAATATTCTCAAAATAAGAAGTATTTTTTGAAAAATTTGCAACCGCTTTAGTGTTAACTTTTTTAAGCTAAAGTTTGCACAGATGACGAGGTATGCAAAAATAATAAAGTTAGTTGCCTTTAGGCATATATTTTGTATTCAAATTTACTATTAAAAATTTCACTATGAAAGTAGGCGATCGCATTAAAGTACAAGAATCCGTATTAGTATATCATCATCCTCAACACAAAAAAGAAGCCTTTGACATTCAAGGCATGGAAGGAGAACTAATAGAAATTGTAACCGAATGGCAAGGAAGACCCGTCAGCGCAAATTTTCCTTACCTCGTCAAATTCGACAAAAAATTTAAAGCCCATTTCCGAGAAGATGAAATAATCTCTCTGTAAAAAAAGACAGGTGGACAAGTGGACAGGTGGACAGGTGGACAGGTTGACAGGTTGACAAGTGGACAGGTGGACAAGTGGACAGGTTGACAGGTTGACAAGTGGACAGAGAGATTTTTATGAGAAAATAAGAATAAAATGTCTCGCTAAATTATCCCCATTAAGGGATAAAAAAATGATACAATTTTCTACATAGCTAGGGGTGTCTAAAAACTAGGCTGAGAAAAACCCTTAGAACCTGAGACTGGGTAATACCAGCGTAGGAAAGCTGTTTATTGAGGATAAAATATGCGCACAGAATGGATCGCAAAACGTACGGGACAAGCTAATGTATCTCAGATGCACTATGCTCGTCAAGGTGTCATCACCGAGGAAATGCACTATGTCGCCAAAAGAGAAAATCTTCCCGTGGATTTAATTCGGGAAGAAGTGGCACGGGGAAGAATGATTATTCCTGCGAATATCAATCACCCGAATCTTGAACCCATGGCGATCGGAATTGCTTCAAAATGTAAAGTCAATGCCAATATTGGAGCATCTCCCAATAGTTCTAATATTGATGAAGAAGTGGCAAAACTTCATTTAGCAGTAAAATATGGTGCTGATACCTTAATGGACTTGTCCACTGGAGGTGGTAACTTAGATGAAATTCGTACCGCTATTATTAAGGCTTCTCCTATTCCCATCGGTACAGTCCCCATTTATCAGGCTCTTGAGAGTGTTCACGGTAACATTGAAAAACTTACCCCCGATGATTTTTTACATATCATTGAAAAACACGCTCAACAGGGTGTTGACTACATGACCATTCATGCGGGGATTTTAATTGAACATTTACCCTTAGTGCGCGATCGAATTACTGGTATTGTGTCCAGAGGCGGTGGCATTATTGCCCGTTGGATGTTGCATCATCACAAACAAAACCCCCTTTACACTCATTTTGACGAAATTATCGAGATTTTCAAAAAATACGATGTTTCCTTTAGTTTAGGGGATTCTTTACGTCCGGGTTGTACCCATGATGCTTCTGATAAAGCACAATTAGCGGAGTTAAAAACTTTAGGACAATTAACTCGCAGAGCGTGGGAACATGATGTTCAGGTGATGGTAGAAGGACCCGGTCATGTACCGATGGATCAAATTGAGTTTAATGTCAAAAAACAGATGGAGGAGTGTTCAGAAGCACCTTTTTATGTTTTAGGACCTCTTGTGACTGATATTGCTCCGGGGTATGATCATATTACCAGTGCCATCGGTGCTGCTATGGCTGGTTGGTACGGTACAGCAATGTTGTGTTATGTTACTCCCAAAGAACATTTAGGCTTACCCAATGCGGAAGATGTCCGTAATGGCTTAATTGCGTATAAAATTGCGGCTCATGCGGCGGATATTGCCCGTCATCGTCCGGGGGCGCGCGATCGAGATGATGAATTATCCCATGCTCGTTATAACTTCGACTGGAATCGTCAATTTGAGTTATCTCTTGATCCCGATCGAGCCAGAGAATACCATGATGAGACATTACCTGCGGATATTTATAAAGAAGCGGAATTTTGCTCTATGTGTGGACCTAAATTCTGTCCGATGCAGACTAAAGTAGATGCCGATGCACTTACT
This window contains:
- a CDS encoding ferredoxin-thioredoxin reductase variable chain — its product is MKVGDRIKVQESVLVYHHPQHKKEAFDIQGMEGELIEIVTEWQGRPVSANFPYLVKFDKKFKAHFREDEIISL
- the thiC gene encoding phosphomethylpyrimidine synthase, translated to MRTEWIAKRTGQANVSQMHYARQGVITEEMHYVAKRENLPVDLIREEVARGRMIIPANINHPNLEPMAIGIASKCKVNANIGASPNSSNIDEEVAKLHLAVKYGADTLMDLSTGGGNLDEIRTAIIKASPIPIGTVPIYQALESVHGNIEKLTPDDFLHIIEKHAQQGVDYMTIHAGILIEHLPLVRDRITGIVSRGGGIIARWMLHHHKQNPLYTHFDEIIEIFKKYDVSFSLGDSLRPGCTHDASDKAQLAELKTLGQLTRRAWEHDVQVMVEGPGHVPMDQIEFNVKKQMEECSEAPFYVLGPLVTDIAPGYDHITSAIGAAMAGWYGTAMLCYVTPKEHLGLPNAEDVRNGLIAYKIAAHAADIARHRPGARDRDDELSHARYNFDWNRQFELSLDPDRAREYHDETLPADIYKEAEFCSMCGPKFCPMQTKVDADALTELEKFLAKEAETKQPVA